The following proteins come from a genomic window of Natronosalvus vescus:
- a CDS encoding endonuclease NucS domain-containing protein, whose product MRAYELLEGENPVEREISPFPTEEKLEHLLNRIPSLLLDEQILLIGRQVTVETGTLDLLGIDKYGNVVVFELKKGESGSGSASEASILSQPQQYAQALQWFTYDDLDQVFAEYRTESHTNDWLPSSGLEQESLANAFNTFFGRPVKPENFNQFQRMVIVAEEVTDQTAANARYLRDEGLNLQCVEVQRFRLSKNEGESPILVASTVVDYDNKRVQPRGDQKPNYATTNEAIITRAFAQFKDITKAPDPEDLFPKGFDCREPRMRSRHPGHPDPVRYTLRVRPLESNSVWISIDITTRGLDIKEVNKDKLADHIRTAETRFEDAGFEVSHKRNTFRVVEKEWPIDNLSEIRNEAFLNEVAEQYAKLVNIGHEVMLDSDFQ is encoded by the coding sequence ATGCGTGCTTATGAGCTACTCGAAGGGGAAAATCCGGTAGAGAGGGAGATCAGTCCGTTTCCGACCGAGGAGAAACTAGAACATCTTCTGAATCGAATTCCCTCCCTTCTACTCGACGAACAAATACTCCTGATTGGCCGACAGGTCACTGTTGAAACTGGGACGCTCGATTTACTGGGGATTGATAAATATGGGAATGTGGTCGTATTTGAGTTGAAAAAAGGTGAGAGTGGTTCTGGGAGTGCCTCTGAAGCATCTATTCTCAGTCAGCCCCAGCAGTATGCGCAAGCTCTTCAGTGGTTCACGTATGACGATCTCGATCAGGTCTTTGCAGAATACCGTACGGAATCACATACAAACGACTGGCTACCGTCGTCCGGTCTCGAGCAGGAGTCTTTGGCTAATGCATTCAATACTTTCTTTGGAAGACCGGTGAAGCCGGAAAACTTCAATCAATTCCAGCGAATGGTCATTGTGGCTGAAGAGGTCACTGATCAGACAGCGGCAAACGCACGGTATCTTCGCGACGAAGGGCTGAACCTCCAGTGTGTCGAAGTACAGCGGTTTCGACTTTCCAAAAATGAGGGCGAGTCCCCAATACTCGTCGCCTCGACGGTCGTCGATTATGACAACAAGCGGGTGCAACCACGAGGTGATCAAAAACCAAACTATGCAACGACCAATGAAGCGATTATCACTCGAGCGTTCGCTCAATTCAAGGATATCACGAAAGCGCCTGATCCCGAAGACCTGTTTCCCAAAGGGTTTGATTGCCGCGAACCAAGAATGCGATCACGGCATCCCGGTCATCCAGATCCAGTTCGTTACACACTCCGTGTGAGACCTCTCGAAAGCAATAGCGTGTGGATCTCAATTGATATCACTACTCGAGGATTGGATATCAAGGAAGTCAACAAGGACAAATTAGCGGATCATATTCGGACAGCGGAAACACGCTTTGAAGATGCTGGCTTTGAGGTCAGTCACAAGCGTAATACCTTCAGAGTCGTCGAGAAAGAGTGGCCTATTGATAATTTGTCCGAGATTCGGAATGAGGCGTTCCTCAATGAGGTTGCAGAACAATATGCAAAACTAGTGAATATTGGCCATGAAGTAATGCTAGATAGTGATTTTCAATGA